In Deltaproteobacteria bacterium, a single genomic region encodes these proteins:
- a CDS encoding MYXO-CTERM sorting domain-containing protein, producing the protein MLTPSTAHAGLDACGNIDVSAEAHCELVTGGGCVAMCEPVMLEAACAGQLYAQCEGQCNAEISADCRVGCEADCSGQCEVDPGSFDCRASCEADCEGECSGRCSTGDSECAASCRGTCAASCDAHCEGTPPSATCEGKCEASCEGRCEAEANLDCQIECQAGGFVDCEAELKGGCEVACSKPEGALFCDGSYVDYGNNLEECVAALEAAYDIDVEGYAEGMCSNGVCTGEAGGTVSCAVEPDGHARTAGWLAFSGLLLFGAVRRRRRS; encoded by the coding sequence CTGCTCACGCCGTCCACCGCCCATGCCGGCCTGGACGCGTGCGGCAACATCGATGTCTCCGCCGAGGCCCACTGCGAGCTGGTGACCGGCGGTGGCTGCGTCGCCATGTGCGAGCCCGTGATGCTCGAGGCTGCATGCGCCGGCCAGCTCTACGCGCAGTGCGAGGGCCAGTGCAACGCCGAGATCTCCGCTGATTGCCGCGTGGGCTGCGAGGCCGATTGCAGCGGCCAGTGCGAGGTCGACCCGGGCTCGTTCGACTGTCGGGCCAGCTGCGAGGCCGACTGCGAGGGGGAGTGCAGCGGCCGCTGCTCGACCGGCGACTCGGAGTGCGCGGCCTCGTGTCGTGGCACCTGCGCGGCCTCGTGTGACGCCCACTGCGAGGGCACTCCGCCGTCGGCGACGTGCGAGGGCAAGTGCGAGGCCAGCTGCGAGGGCCGCTGCGAGGCCGAGGCCAACCTCGACTGCCAGATCGAGTGCCAGGCCGGCGGCTTCGTCGACTGCGAGGCCGAGCTGAAGGGCGGCTGCGAGGTCGCGTGCAGCAAGCCCGAGGGCGCGCTGTTCTGCGACGGAAGCTACGTCGACTACGGCAACAACCTCGAGGAGTGCGTCGCTGCGTTGGAGGCGGCGTACGACATCGACGTCGAAGGCTACGCCGAGGGCATGTGCAGCAACGGCGTCTGCACCGGAGAGGCCGGTGGCACCGTGTCGTGTGCGGTCGAGCCCGACGGGCACGCCCGTACCGCGGGCTGGCTCGCGTTCAGTGGCTTGCTGCTGTTCGGCGCGGTCCGCCGTCGTCGTCGCAGCTAG
- a CDS encoding CAP domain-containing protein — protein sequence MGRASRLRVGFFCLATGCYQGIDTGAIDTDGSTGGSGDAGDATAASGSNSSTGASSSAGTTAGSTAGTTASSTSAADTTGASASESATDASAGSESTGGDAASQVCERWSADRADMSEGAWSGSVGACTPGDIADQGRVNALRVLNLYRWLAGLPAITLDENRNQLGQACALMMDANDDLSHTPPTSWTCYSGDGAMAAGNSNIATTPAVASIDLYMVDPGNPDTLGHRRWILSNSIGPTGIGSTDGYSCLWTLGGSGNAGAAWTAYPSPGPYPFEASTLGWTSLDETGWSIQSDSIELGGAQVTITQDGEDRPVTVHALGSGYGSSSAISMIPIGWQLTAGASYHVSVANVGTPIEYDVDVVDCG from the coding sequence ATGGGCCGAGCATCACGGTTGCGCGTCGGGTTCTTCTGCCTGGCCACGGGTTGCTACCAAGGCATCGACACCGGTGCGATCGACACCGATGGCAGCACTGGCGGCAGCGGCGATGCAGGCGATGCCACCGCAGCCAGCGGTTCCAACTCGTCGACCGGCGCCTCGAGCTCCGCCGGCACCACCGCGGGTAGCACGGCGGGCACCACCGCATCGTCGACGAGCGCGGCCGATACCACGGGCGCGAGTGCGTCCGAGTCCGCGACCGATGCGAGCGCGGGCTCCGAGTCGACCGGTGGCGACGCCGCGTCGCAGGTGTGCGAGCGCTGGTCGGCCGATCGCGCGGACATGTCCGAGGGGGCGTGGAGCGGCAGCGTCGGCGCGTGCACACCCGGTGACATCGCCGACCAGGGCCGCGTCAACGCGCTGCGCGTGCTCAACCTCTACCGCTGGCTCGCCGGTCTCCCGGCCATCACGCTGGACGAGAACCGCAATCAGCTGGGCCAGGCGTGCGCGTTGATGATGGATGCCAACGACGACCTCTCACACACGCCGCCGACGAGCTGGACCTGCTATTCCGGCGACGGTGCGATGGCGGCGGGCAACAGCAACATCGCCACCACGCCCGCGGTCGCGAGCATCGATCTCTACATGGTCGATCCCGGCAACCCCGACACGTTGGGGCATCGTCGCTGGATCCTCTCGAACAGCATCGGCCCCACCGGCATCGGCTCGACCGACGGCTACTCGTGCCTGTGGACGCTCGGCGGCAGCGGCAACGCCGGCGCAGCGTGGACCGCCTATCCCTCGCCGGGGCCGTATCCGTTCGAGGCCTCGACGCTGGGGTGGACCTCGCTCGACGAGACCGGATGGTCGATCCAGAGCGACAGCATCGAGCTCGGCGGCGCGCAGGTGACCATCACGCAGGACGGCGAGGACCGGCCGGTCACGGTGCACGCGCTCGGCTCGGGCTATGGCAGCAGCTCGGCGATCTCGATGATCCCGATCGGCTGGCAGCTGACCGCCGGGGCGAGCTACCACGTCAGCGTCGCCAACGTCGGCACGCCGATCGAGTACGACGTCGACGTGGTCGACTGCGGTTGA
- a CDS encoding serine/threonine protein kinase, whose translation MDDLDSADPTLMGTQSMGTTPGAAAAEPVPGRGAVIGRYLVLDPLGRGANGTVLGAYDADLDRRVALKLLAKPLDADETRRQLLLTEAQAMAKIHHRNVAAVYDVGVWHDRLYVAMEYVAGPTLARWLSLRPRTPAEILAIHLDAAAGLEAAHEAGVVHRDFKPANVLVAPGERAVVVDFGLAMPQPGADARADDTAGFAVAGTPAYMAPEQFAGAVIDGRSDQFAFCVSLFEALAGARPFAGNSLAMLAANVSRAVVDPTAAARLPPRLRPVILRGLAREPERRYPSMMALVQALRAAGRSTWTRRVWVAAGLGLAAAGIWGATRSPAPGVACEAGEAIVAGFWGDDARAAVRVVAPGASSSWLSSRRATLTRAVDAYLGAWALAHDEACAAMTTDEPARARARGLCLDNRLAAGRGMAEFVASREIASTTVDNLVVALPSVEECRQQDLRRWTFAPTDPELAAGVVELRARLDAIELDRVAAGRAADLGPYDALREEARALGFRPLVAEVALGHANALRSFDRWAEAQDELDDVISLAIEYDDLGLAATAVSRRLLFLQDLAAPRRDEAARWFRLAAAMHARSGAAVSERAVLANNYCVVLRQAGAAAEALEQCLAAEALYAEADAEADAGRGYRREILAARLNRAGCYIELGRYAEAEALSQEMVAAYDLEFGRAHPRSIVAVTHLAAVSLQSGRRHEAIARLDDAIARYGEAGMLRRATAGDQLLNLAVVKASVGDLVGARATYEQTIEIEGIAPWMRIGAQAAIAVNTGDDAAALAASNTALMELESDAPLASSIHMQRVALLLARGDDAEAQRELDSFCRTVEPSAYATFCRAQAVMVAAFRRDAVATATWLAWLDSRLDADDEERVMRAMAHAAVLGCVEPSLRVALELRRPQLVAESHPLHPTVRMLDRTLRVLSPTSGYCDVGPPTK comes from the coding sequence ACGACGCCCGGTGCCGCGGCGGCGGAGCCCGTGCCCGGGCGCGGCGCGGTGATCGGACGCTACCTCGTGCTCGACCCGCTGGGCCGAGGTGCCAACGGGACCGTGCTCGGGGCCTACGACGCAGACCTCGATCGCCGCGTCGCGCTCAAGCTGCTGGCGAAGCCACTCGACGCCGACGAGACCCGCCGTCAGCTGCTGCTCACCGAGGCGCAGGCGATGGCGAAGATCCACCATCGCAACGTCGCCGCGGTCTACGACGTGGGTGTTTGGCACGACCGTCTCTACGTCGCGATGGAGTACGTCGCCGGCCCGACGCTCGCGCGATGGCTGTCGCTGCGGCCGCGCACGCCGGCGGAGATCCTCGCGATCCATCTCGACGCCGCCGCCGGCCTCGAGGCCGCGCACGAAGCCGGTGTGGTCCATCGCGACTTCAAGCCCGCGAATGTCCTGGTGGCGCCGGGCGAGCGGGCCGTCGTGGTCGACTTCGGGCTCGCGATGCCGCAGCCGGGGGCCGACGCGCGGGCCGACGACACCGCCGGCTTCGCGGTGGCGGGAACGCCGGCCTACATGGCGCCCGAGCAGTTCGCGGGCGCCGTGATCGACGGTCGCAGCGATCAGTTCGCCTTCTGTGTCAGCTTGTTCGAGGCGCTGGCCGGGGCGCGGCCGTTCGCAGGCAACTCGCTGGCGATGTTGGCCGCCAACGTCTCGCGCGCGGTGGTCGATCCGACCGCTGCCGCGCGCTTGCCCCCGCGGCTACGGCCCGTGATCCTGCGAGGGCTCGCGCGGGAGCCCGAGCGGCGCTACCCGTCGATGATGGCGTTGGTGCAGGCGCTGCGGGCCGCCGGCCGATCGACGTGGACGCGCCGGGTGTGGGTCGCCGCCGGGCTGGGGCTCGCGGCCGCGGGCATCTGGGGCGCGACGCGATCGCCCGCGCCGGGTGTCGCGTGCGAGGCGGGCGAGGCCATCGTCGCCGGGTTCTGGGGTGACGATGCACGTGCGGCGGTCCGCGTGGTGGCACCGGGCGCGTCGAGCTCGTGGCTGTCGTCGCGTCGAGCGACGTTGACCCGGGCGGTGGATGCCTACCTCGGTGCGTGGGCGCTCGCCCACGACGAGGCCTGCGCCGCGATGACGACCGACGAGCCCGCGCGCGCGCGCGCGCGCGGACTGTGCCTCGACAACCGGCTCGCCGCCGGTCGAGGCATGGCCGAGTTCGTGGCCTCGCGGGAGATCGCGTCGACCACCGTCGACAACCTCGTGGTCGCGCTGCCCAGCGTCGAAGAGTGTCGGCAGCAGGACCTGCGTCGCTGGACCTTCGCCCCCACCGATCCAGAGCTCGCCGCTGGGGTCGTGGAGCTGCGGGCGCGGCTCGACGCGATCGAACTCGATCGCGTCGCCGCCGGCCGAGCCGCCGATCTCGGCCCCTACGACGCGCTCCGCGAAGAAGCGCGGGCACTGGGCTTCCGCCCGCTGGTGGCCGAGGTCGCGCTCGGCCACGCCAATGCGCTGCGCTCGTTCGATCGCTGGGCCGAGGCCCAGGACGAGCTCGACGATGTGATCTCGCTCGCGATCGAGTACGACGACCTCGGGCTCGCGGCGACCGCGGTCTCGCGCCGCCTGCTGTTCCTGCAGGATCTCGCGGCGCCGCGCCGCGACGAGGCCGCGCGGTGGTTCCGCCTGGCGGCCGCCATGCACGCGCGCAGCGGCGCGGCGGTGAGCGAACGCGCCGTGCTCGCGAACAACTACTGCGTGGTGCTGCGACAGGCGGGCGCGGCCGCCGAGGCACTGGAGCAGTGCCTCGCCGCCGAGGCACTCTACGCCGAAGCCGACGCCGAAGCCGACGCCGGTCGCGGCTACCGACGCGAAATCCTCGCCGCGCGACTGAACCGGGCCGGCTGCTACATCGAGCTCGGACGCTACGCCGAGGCCGAGGCGCTCTCGCAGGAGATGGTCGCCGCGTACGACCTCGAGTTCGGACGCGCCCATCCCCGGTCCATCGTGGCGGTGACCCACCTCGCGGCGGTCTCCTTGCAGAGCGGTCGGCGTCACGAGGCGATCGCGCGGCTGGACGACGCCATCGCGCGATACGGCGAGGCCGGCATGCTGCGCCGCGCAACCGCGGGTGATCAGCTGCTGAACCTCGCGGTCGTGAAGGCCTCGGTCGGCGATCTCGTGGGCGCGCGCGCGACCTACGAGCAAACCATCGAGATCGAAGGCATCGCGCCGTGGATGCGCATCGGCGCCCAGGCGGCGATCGCCGTCAACACCGGCGACGACGCGGCCGCGCTCGCGGCCTCGAACACAGCGCTGATGGAGCTGGAGTCGGACGCACCCCTTGCGAGCAGCATCCACATGCAGCGTGTGGCGCTGCTGCTCGCGCGCGGCGACGATGCCGAAGCGCAGCGTGAGCTCGACAGCTTCTGTCGCACCGTCGAGCCCAGCGCCTACGCGACGTTCTGTCGAGCCCAGGCGGTGATGGTCGCGGCCTTCCGGCGCGACGCGGTGGCGACCGCGACGTGGCTGGCGTGGTTGGATTCGCGACTCGACGCCGACGACGAGGAGCGCGTCATGCGAGCGATGGCCCACGCGGCGGTGCTGGGCTGCGTCGAGCCGTCGTTGCGGGTGGCGCTGGAGCTGCGACGGCCGCAGCTGGTCGCGGAGTCCCATCCGCTGCATCCCACGGTGCGGATGCTCGATCGCACGCTGAGGGTCCTGTCCCCCACGTCCGGGTACTGCGACGTCGGGCCGCCGACGAAATGA